The Cinclus cinclus chromosome 28, bCinCin1.1, whole genome shotgun sequence genome window below encodes:
- the NR2F6 gene encoding nuclear receptor subfamily 2 group F member 6 has translation MAMVAGAWGEPNGGGGGPEEAASPGGGGSDAEHGEEERPGAGADCVVCGDKSSGKHYGVFTCEGCKSFFKRSIRRNLSYTCRSNRDCQIDQHHRNQCQYCRLKKCFRVGMRKEAVQRGRIPPSHSSSSPNPIPNAEFFNGQPVSELISQLLRAEPYPAARYGSQYAQHGSVMGIDNICELAARLLFSTVEWARNIPFFPELPVSDQVALLRLSWSELFVLNAAQSALPLHMAPLLAAAGFHASPMSADRVVAFMDQIRVFQEQVDKLNRLQVDSAEYSCLKAIALFTPDACGLSDASHVEALQEKAQVALTEYERSQFPAQPQRFGRLLLRLPALRAVPASLISQLFFMRLVGKTPIETLIRDMLLSGSTFNWPYGAGQ, from the exons ATGGCCATGGTGGCCGGCGCTTGGGGCGAACCGAACGGTGGCGGAGGCG GGCCGGAGGAGGCGGCGTCCCCCGGAGGCGGTGGCAGCGACGCGGAGCACGGAGAGGAGGAGCGGCCCGGGGCCGGTGCGGACTGCGTGGTGTGCGGGGACAAATCCAGCGGGAAACACTACGGGGTGTTCACCTGTGAGGGCTGCAAGAGCTTCTTCAAACGCAGCATCCGCAGGAACCTCAGCTACACCTGCAG ATCCAACCGGGATTGCCAGATCGACCAACACCACCGGAACCAGTGCCAGTACTGCCGCCTCAAAAAGTGCTTCCGAGTGGGAATGAGGAAGGAAg ccGTTCAGCGGGGCCGCATCCCCCCCagccactccagcagcagccccaaCCCCATCCCCAACGCCGAATTCTTCAACGGGCAGCCGGTGTCGGAGCTCATCTCCCAACTGCTCCGCGCCGAGCCCTACCCGGCGGCGCGCTACGGCTCCCAGTACGCCCAGCACGGCAGCGTCATGGGCATCGACAACATCTGCGAGCTGGCCGCTCGCCTCCTCTTCAGCACCGTGGAGTGGGCCCGGAACATTCCGTTCTTCCCGGAGCTGCCGGTCTCGGATCAAGTGGCTTTGCTGCGGTTGAGCTGGAGCGAGCTCTTCGTGCTCAACGCGGCGCAGTCGGCGTTGCCCTTGCACATGGCGCCGCTCTTGGCCGCCGCCGGTTTTCACGCCTCGCCCATGTCGGCCGACAGGGTGGTGGCCTTCATGGATCAGATCCGGGTTTTCCAGGAGCAGGTGGACAAGCTCAACCGGCTGCAGGTGGATTCGGCGGAGTACAGCTGCCTCAAGGCCATCGCGCTCTTCACGCCTG ACGCCTGCGGGCTGTCGGACGCGTCGCACGTGGAGGCGCTGCAGGAGAAGGCGCAGGTGGCTCTGACGGAATACGAGCGCTCGCAATTCCCGGCGCAGCCGCAGCGTTTCGGGAGGCTCCTGCTGCGGCTCCCGGCGCTCCGGGCCGTGCCCGCCTCCCTCATCTCCCAACTTTTCTTCATGCGCCTGGTTGGGAAAACGCCCATCGAGACCTTGATCCGGGACATGCTCCTGTCCGGCAGCACCTTCAACTGGCCCTACGGGGCTGGGCAGTAG